The genomic interval TACGCCGGAATCGCGTACGACAGCACCGAACCCGGCCAGTCGTACGTCACCCCGCACGTCCACCCCGACCGCCGCGGCCGCGGCGCGGGATCGCTGATGCTGCGCGCCGCCGAGGAGCATCTGGCGGCCGAGGGCGCCACGGCGGTCTACTCCTGGGCGATGGACACCCCGGAGTCCCGGACCTTCGCCGAGAAGCGCGGCTACCGGCCGACCCGGTCCGCCCACTTCCAGCGCCTGGACCTGGCGAACGGACCGCTTCCCCAGCTCCAGGAGCTGCCCGCCGGTGTCGAACTCCGCACCGCCGCGGACTTCTTGGACGACCCGAGGCCGATGTTCGAGGCCGACGCGGAAACCACCTCCGACGAGCCCGGCGACATCAGCGTGGACTTCTCGGACTACGAGGACTGGATCAACCACACCTGGAACCATCCGCTCCTCGACCGCGGCCTCTCCACGGTCGTGATGGTGGACGGTCGGGTGGCGGCGTTCACCGCCGCCCACACGGACGGGCTCACCCGGTACGCGTCCGGCATGACCGGCACCCTGCGCGCCTTCCGGGGCCGGGGCTTCGCCAAGCTCGCCAAGACCGCCTCCCTGCACCGCGCCCGCGCCGCCGGCTACACGGAGGCGTTCACCAACAACGACGCGGACAACGGTCCGATGCTGGCGGTAAACAAGTGGTTCGGCTACAAAATCTGCGCTACGGAGGTACGTCATGTCCGCAAGCTCGGTTGAGGTCGCCCTCGTCAAGGCCGGCCGTACGAAGATCCGCTACCCGGCGGCCCTGGTCTCCGACGACGGCACGCACCTCGTGGTGCGCGCGCCGTGGGCGGCGCCGGGGGTGCGGGACTTCGGCTTCGTACGGTTCGAGCCCGGCGACGTATTCACGGAGCACTACTGGCGGGACCGGTGGTACGCCGTGAAGGAAGTCAGGTCGGGCAACGGCACCCTCAAGGGCTGGTACTGCGACGTGACCCGCCCCGCTGTCGTCCTCGAAGGCCGGGTCGAGGTCGAGGATCTGGACCTCGACCTGTGGATGTCGGCCGACGGCTCCACCGTTCTGCGGCTGGACGAGGACGAGTTCGAGGAGAGCGGCCTGGCGGACCGCGACCCGGAGGCCGCGGCCGAGGCCCGCCGGGCGCTCGACGCCCTCGAACTCCGGGCCCGCAGCCAAGGCTTCACCGAGCTGCTCAGCCGCTGAACTCAACTGCTGAGCCCATCTGCTGAGCTCAGCCGTCGGCCCCGACATCATTGTTGGGAGCCCCGTCCCCCACCGGGGGCAGGTCACCGCGCTCGGGCATCTCGTCCGCGCCGGCACCCTCACCGGTCGGGGGGAGCACCTTGCCCAGCTCCTCGTTGTCGGCCCGGTGCGCCTTCTCGGCTGCACGCCGCAGAGTGGCGCGGTCCACGAGCTTCGCATCGGCGCTGATCCGCACGACATGCCCCTCGTGTGCCCGCGCGTACTCGTGCGTGGCGGCCGCGGCGCGGTACCAGAGGTCGCCGTCGCGCTCGCACTCGACAGGCTCGCCGGACCCGGAGGACTCCACCGACCGCTTCGCGCAGGTCGCCTCGTCCAGCTTCCCGCGGTCGACCGACAGCTGTATCTGTCCGCCCGTGCCGGCGGAGAAGTACAAGGCCGAGAAGCCGTCGTTGCCGATGACGCCGACGGACTGCTTGGCCAGCGCGTACCCCGGCGCTTCGGTCACATAGATCAGCTCCATCGCCGACTCCCCTGCGCGCGCCTTGAGTTCGGCCGACGGTGGGCCTGCGGTGTCCGCGTTCTCAGGCCGGTGTGCCCGTCATGTGCCCGTCACCGGAAGATTGATTCCGCGCGGCTCCCCCTTTGCGTCGTAGGCGATGCGATCTCCGTCCTCGTGCCAGTGAATGACAAAGCGCTCACGGGCCCGATACGCGTCGAGGCCCGCACGGCAGTAGGCGACCATATCGGTGGGGAGGTCGCCCAAGGGGTGCCAGGCGAGCTCGGAGCACTTGTCCGGTTCCCGGTTGTACGGTTCGCCGCCCGCGCCGTACTCCGCCTCGAAGAACCAGCCCGTCCTGGGGTCACCGCCCGGACCACGGTGCTGCATGACCAGAGCCACGCGCAGGTCGTCGGCGGTCAGGGCGATGCCGATTTCCTCCGCCGCCTCGCGGATCATTGCCGCGACGACGTCCTCGCCGTCCTCGACGTGCCCCGAAGGCCCGTTCAGCAGGCCGTCCGCATAGCCCGTATCGGCCCGGCGGGCGAGCAGCACCTCGTCGCCCCGACGGAGGATCAGGTGCACGTCGACCACCTCGGCATGGCGTGCGGGCAGCGCCGGCCGGGCCACCACCGCGTAACGCTCGTCGTCGACGCTGCGGCCCCACAGGGTCGGGTCGGCGGAGAGCCGTTCGTACTGGACGTACGAGGTGAGCGGGGCGAGTGCCTCGGTCACCTCGCCCGCCGGGATGCCTGCGTCGCCCCAGACGCCCTCGATCAGCAACAGCCGCCCGCCGGGCTTCAGCAGCGAACACCAGTGGCGCAGAGCGGCGGCCGTGTCGGGCAGCAGCCACAGCACGTGACGGGCCATCACCACATCGAACTTCCGCTC from Streptomyces spiramyceticus carries:
- a CDS encoding GNAT family N-acetyltransferase, whose translation is MTMIVRDLAPSDTDAWVRVRRAALPFMVTTPEQVAFELRTAHPDKKMRLLTAEEDGEVIGTAYAGIAYDSTEPGQSYVTPHVHPDRRGRGAGSLMLRAAEEHLAAEGATAVYSWAMDTPESRTFAEKRGYRPTRSAHFQRLDLANGPLPQLQELPAGVELRTAADFLDDPRPMFEADAETTSDEPGDISVDFSDYEDWINHTWNHPLLDRGLSTVVMVDGRVAAFTAAHTDGLTRYASGMTGTLRAFRGRGFAKLAKTASLHRARAAGYTEAFTNNDADNGPMLAVNKWFGYKICATEVRHVRKLG
- a CDS encoding DUF402 domain-containing protein, which codes for MSASSVEVALVKAGRTKIRYPAALVSDDGTHLVVRAPWAAPGVRDFGFVRFEPGDVFTEHYWRDRWYAVKEVRSGNGTLKGWYCDVTRPAVVLEGRVEVEDLDLDLWMSADGSTVLRLDEDEFEESGLADRDPEAAAEARRALDALELRARSQGFTELLSR
- a CDS encoding methyltransferase domain-containing protein; translation: MTGHTTGHPTTIDWDATADSFDQEPDHGLLDPAVRDAWAARMRMWLPQDRPAEVLDLGCGTGSLSLLAAEQGHRVTGVDRSPRMVDLARIKLADADAEVLVGDAFQPPVGERKFDVVMARHVLWLLPDTAAALRHWCSLLKPGGRLLLIEGVWGDAGIPAGEVTEALAPLTSYVQYERLSADPTLWGRSVDDERYAVVARPALPARHAEVVDVHLILRRGDEVLLARRADTGYADGLLNGPSGHVEDGEDVVAAMIREAAEEIGIALTADDLRVALVMQHRGPGGDPRTGWFFEAEYGAGGEPYNREPDKCSELAWHPLGDLPTDMVAYCRAGLDAYRARERFVIHWHEDGDRIAYDAKGEPRGINLPVTGT